Proteins from a genomic interval of Marmoricola sp. OAE513:
- a CDS encoding alpha-(1->3)-arabinofuranosyltransferase family protein, translating to MSSSQSRASGVRRSRTAQVHYLVVLALGVLTFLQRPGKTTFDTKFDLSADPGAFLAATLHLWNPELSFGELQNQAYGYLFPQGTFFWGGDLLGVPDWIVQRCWSALILIAAYDGARRLFRALASTGTTRGPAWLPILAGLAYAFSPRLLGLSGVLTAEILPTAVLPWVVLPLVRALQGRISPRLGALLSGVAVLCMGGVNAVEDLATLPLPALILVFSLGTVVGRRLARWWVLAVALACAWWMLPLLVLGKYSPPFLDYIETAAATTHPLGWTNVVRGADHWLAFVNVGGEPWWPGAFDLATMPLLIGLTAVVAALSLGGLFHASMPARVPLALSALLGVVLLTMPHISTLGSPLSGGVRELLDGMLAPLRNVHKVDPLVRLPLALGLAHGAGLLAAWVLARSEGRAASRVRLPRATRLVVPVLAVALLASSALPLFERTLRKPGWDAVPQSWEQATDYLAAHADGRRALVLPGSGFGQQTWGWTIDEPIQGLARSPWVSRTQVPLVPGPTIRFLDSVEDRIADGRGSPVLADTLARAGIGFVVVRRDLDLFASDAPSTSTVDQAVKSSPGLAKVAAFGSTGVGDQAAITVYRIDRDVPVVEAVDAGGVAEVAGGPEDVISLIEAGLLLPTRPVLIRGTATKAETPDLVADGYRLRERQFGRLRDSLSQLMTPQEKYRNERRAHDYPGVEGADRVAASYPEISGLTASSSSGYADTLGAVRPELGPYSAVDGVLDTYWRSAPLEKPEGQWLAVRLKESQPLPYVDVTVGVDGYSGVPVRKIRVDAGGQVSDHDVDPETGVVRVDLSGAPVREVRVTVLDTYRHPRFGVVAIREIGFPGLALGRTLVVPSAGADAATEFLFRAQPERRACVTGDLGQDCDAEAARPAEEAAGLNRTFTTDSSGTWTLSGTVTARSSASTAQLLLPLGRQVAVTASSVLAHDPAVSGQFAFDGNPRTTWIAARGGQDQSLELRWKGKRTLTRLQLVAAGGLTRSAGSAVLESDGQRREVSLRGDSLGYFDALRTDHVKITFPGSDTDRRSLGIADLVIAGLEDLTYSPSASSITGAECGLGPQVRIDGKVTQTRVTGRIRDVLSGGALRLQACGGDLELAPGTHTMTVASTDRWVPTTVALKVPKDPYLALSYPADRTTRITHWSSTDRSVRIGAGSAAILRIPENLNAGWRATLDGKVLKQVALDGWQQGYRVPAGDGGTVHLVYTPDGTYRLFLLLGGIAGVLLLGLALAVALRERHREPAVPVLPTAWGRALPIGPFGLALLVVAWVAGGVPLLTGTALGLLLRRKVSPVWVGAGVVAVAGIAAAVLAQVDPDQSWSVVDAVTGGAVGVLLASLGRTPHETPTKEAVDA from the coding sequence GTGTCGTCGAGCCAGTCGCGCGCCTCCGGCGTGCGCAGGTCGCGAACAGCTCAGGTCCACTATCTCGTGGTCCTGGCGCTCGGCGTGCTGACCTTCCTCCAGCGACCCGGCAAGACCACCTTCGACACGAAGTTCGACCTCAGCGCCGACCCGGGTGCGTTCCTCGCCGCCACCCTGCACCTGTGGAACCCCGAGCTGTCCTTCGGCGAGCTCCAGAACCAGGCTTACGGCTACCTGTTCCCCCAGGGAACGTTCTTCTGGGGCGGTGACCTGCTCGGCGTCCCGGACTGGATCGTCCAGCGCTGCTGGTCGGCCCTCATCCTCATCGCAGCGTACGACGGCGCCCGTCGGCTGTTCCGCGCGCTCGCCTCGACCGGCACCACCCGTGGTCCGGCCTGGCTCCCGATCCTCGCCGGCCTGGCCTACGCGTTCTCGCCCCGCCTGCTCGGTCTCAGCGGCGTCCTGACCGCGGAGATCCTGCCGACCGCCGTGCTGCCGTGGGTGGTACTGCCGCTGGTCCGCGCGCTGCAGGGTCGGATCTCGCCCCGCCTCGGCGCCCTGCTCTCCGGGGTCGCAGTGCTCTGCATGGGTGGCGTGAACGCGGTGGAAGACCTCGCGACGCTGCCCCTGCCGGCGCTGATCCTGGTCTTCTCGCTCGGCACCGTCGTCGGTCGTCGGCTCGCGCGCTGGTGGGTCCTCGCCGTCGCCCTGGCCTGCGCGTGGTGGATGCTGCCCCTGCTGGTGCTCGGCAAGTACAGCCCGCCGTTCCTGGACTACATCGAGACCGCGGCCGCGACCACGCACCCGCTCGGCTGGACCAACGTCGTCCGCGGGGCCGACCACTGGCTCGCATTCGTCAACGTCGGGGGAGAGCCGTGGTGGCCGGGCGCTTTCGACCTGGCCACGATGCCGTTGCTCATCGGACTCACCGCCGTGGTCGCGGCGCTGAGTCTCGGCGGCCTGTTCCACGCGTCGATGCCCGCGCGGGTGCCGCTGGCCCTGAGCGCCCTCCTCGGCGTCGTGCTGCTGACCATGCCGCACATCTCCACGCTCGGGAGCCCGCTGTCCGGCGGCGTACGTGAGCTGCTCGACGGGATGCTCGCCCCGCTGCGCAACGTCCACAAGGTCGACCCGTTGGTCCGGCTACCGCTGGCTCTCGGTCTGGCCCACGGCGCGGGCCTCCTCGCGGCCTGGGTGCTCGCTCGCTCCGAGGGGCGCGCTGCCTCCCGCGTCCGGCTACCGCGTGCGACCCGGCTGGTCGTGCCGGTGCTGGCGGTCGCCCTGCTCGCCTCCTCGGCCCTCCCGCTGTTCGAGCGGACGCTGCGCAAGCCCGGGTGGGACGCCGTCCCGCAGTCCTGGGAGCAGGCCACCGACTACCTCGCCGCGCACGCCGACGGCCGGCGCGCGCTGGTGCTGCCGGGTTCAGGGTTCGGCCAGCAGACGTGGGGCTGGACGATCGACGAGCCGATCCAGGGGCTCGCCAGGAGTCCGTGGGTCTCGCGCACCCAGGTGCCACTGGTGCCCGGGCCGACGATCCGCTTCCTGGACTCGGTCGAGGACCGCATCGCTGACGGGCGCGGGTCCCCGGTCCTGGCCGACACCCTGGCGCGCGCCGGCATCGGGTTCGTCGTCGTACGCCGTGACCTCGACCTGTTCGCCAGCGACGCCCCGTCGACCTCCACGGTCGACCAGGCGGTGAAGAGCAGCCCCGGCCTGGCGAAGGTCGCCGCCTTCGGATCGACCGGGGTCGGCGACCAGGCGGCGATCACCGTCTACCGGATCGACCGCGACGTCCCGGTCGTCGAGGCCGTCGACGCAGGCGGCGTCGCCGAGGTCGCCGGCGGGCCCGAGGACGTCATCTCCCTGATCGAGGCCGGGTTGCTACTGCCCACCCGCCCGGTGCTGATCCGTGGCACCGCGACGAAGGCCGAGACCCCCGACCTGGTGGCCGACGGCTACCGGCTCCGCGAGCGGCAGTTCGGGCGGCTCCGGGACTCGTTGAGCCAGCTGATGACACCGCAGGAGAAGTACCGCAACGAGCGTCGGGCCCACGACTACCCGGGCGTCGAGGGGGCGGACCGGGTGGCCGCGTCGTACCCGGAGATCAGCGGGCTGACCGCCTCGTCGTCCTCGGGGTACGCCGACACCCTCGGAGCGGTGCGGCCCGAGCTCGGCCCGTACTCCGCGGTCGACGGCGTTCTCGACACCTACTGGCGGTCCGCGCCGCTGGAGAAGCCCGAGGGCCAGTGGCTCGCGGTGCGCCTCAAGGAGTCTCAGCCGCTGCCGTACGTCGACGTGACCGTCGGCGTGGACGGTTACAGCGGCGTACCAGTACGCAAGATCCGGGTCGACGCCGGCGGTCAGGTCAGCGACCACGACGTCGACCCGGAGACGGGTGTCGTCCGGGTGGACCTGTCGGGTGCGCCGGTCCGGGAGGTCCGCGTCACCGTGCTCGACACCTACCGGCACCCGCGGTTCGGAGTCGTCGCGATCCGCGAGATCGGCTTCCCCGGACTCGCCCTCGGCCGCACCCTCGTGGTGCCCTCGGCGGGCGCCGACGCGGCCACCGAGTTCCTCTTCCGGGCGCAGCCCGAGCGGCGCGCCTGCGTCACCGGCGACCTGGGGCAGGACTGCGATGCCGAGGCCGCCCGGCCCGCCGAGGAGGCAGCCGGGCTGAACCGAACCTTCACCACGGACTCGTCGGGGACCTGGACGCTCTCGGGCACGGTCACCGCACGCTCGTCCGCGAGCACCGCGCAGCTGCTGCTGCCGCTCGGCCGCCAGGTAGCCGTCACCGCGAGCTCGGTGCTGGCGCACGACCCGGCGGTCTCGGGACAGTTCGCGTTCGACGGCAACCCGAGGACCACCTGGATCGCTGCTCGCGGCGGGCAGGACCAGTCGCTCGAGCTCCGCTGGAAGGGCAAGCGCACCCTCACCCGGCTCCAGCTGGTGGCTGCTGGGGGCCTGACACGGTCAGCCGGGTCTGCCGTGCTGGAGTCTGACGGCCAGCGCCGGGAGGTCAGCCTGCGCGGCGACTCGCTCGGCTACTTCGACGCGCTGCGCACGGACCACGTGAAGATCACCTTTCCCGGCAGCGACACCGACCGCCGCTCGCTCGGCATCGCGGACCTGGTGATCGCCGGGCTCGAGGACCTGACCTACTCGCCGTCGGCGTCCAGCATCACCGGGGCGGAGTGCGGCCTAGGGCCGCAGGTCCGGATCGACGGCAAGGTGACCCAGACCCGGGTGACCGGTCGGATCCGGGACGTCCTCAGCGGAGGTGCGTTGCGCCTGCAGGCATGTGGTGGCGACCTCGAGCTCGCACCGGGCACGCACACGATGACCGTCGCCTCGACGGATCGGTGGGTCCCGACCACCGTCGCGCTCAAGGTGCCGAAGGACCCGTACCTGGCCCTGTCCTACCCCGCCGACCGCACGACGAGGATCACGCACTGGAGCTCGACCGACCGCTCGGTCCGGATCGGTGCCGGGAGCGCCGCGATCCTGCGGATCCCGGAGAACCTGAACGCCGGTTGGCGGGCGACGCTCGACGGCAAGGTGCTGAAGCAGGTGGCGCTGGACGGGTGGCAGCAGGGCTATCGGGTGCCGGCGGGTGACGGCGGCACCGTGCACCTCGTCTACACCCCGGACGGCACCTACCGGTTGTTCCTGCTGCTCGGCGGCATCGCCGGCGTGCTGCTGCTCGGGCTTGCCCTGGCCGTCGCGCTGCGCGAGCGGCATCGTGAGCCGGCCGTCCCGGTCCTGCCGACCGCGTGGGGACGGGCGCTGCCGATCGGTCCGTTCGGGCTCGCCCTCCTGGTCGTCGCCTGGGTGGCCGGCGGCGTCCCGCTGCTGACCGGCACCGCTCTCGGGCTGCTGCTGCGCCGCAAGGTGTCGCCGGTGTGGGTCGGCGCGGGGGTGGTCGCCGTCGCGGGAATCGCGGCGGCCGTGCTCGCGCAGGTCGACCCTGACCAGTCCTGGTCGGTCGTCGACGCCGTGACCGGCGGCGCGGTCGGCGTGCTGCTCGCGTCCCTGGGGCGCACGCCTCACGAGACGCCGACGAAGGAGGCCGTCGATGCCTGA
- a CDS encoding class I SAM-dependent methyltransferase, producing the protein MASADADFETVWAIADTIPGWLKPGQARLLFDHARALAPGSRVLEIGSHQGRSTVVLAKALEPLGGSVIAVDPFVEGKLFGGTPTRTKFETHLAQAQVADLVDLRADYSTKLRPTWSEGFDMLYIDGKHDYWTLSDDLKWAEHLPAGGPIVIHDCFSSIGVTLGILVHVLFSSEIRYERRSDSQALFFRSKPSARDRLRILGEMPWWIRNVFVKVLLRFRLRPVARLFGHDSPYDPY; encoded by the coding sequence ATGGCAAGCGCCGACGCCGATTTCGAGACCGTGTGGGCGATCGCTGACACCATTCCGGGTTGGCTCAAGCCTGGTCAAGCACGACTCCTCTTCGATCATGCCCGAGCCCTGGCTCCCGGCTCCCGCGTGCTGGAGATCGGCAGCCACCAGGGCCGCTCGACGGTGGTGCTCGCCAAGGCGCTGGAGCCGCTCGGCGGCAGCGTCATCGCCGTCGACCCGTTCGTCGAGGGGAAGCTCTTCGGCGGTACGCCGACCCGGACCAAGTTCGAGACCCACCTCGCGCAGGCGCAGGTCGCAGACCTGGTCGACCTGCGCGCCGACTACAGCACCAAGCTCCGGCCGACCTGGTCCGAGGGTTTCGACATGCTCTACATCGACGGCAAGCACGACTACTGGACGCTGAGCGACGACCTCAAGTGGGCCGAGCACCTGCCCGCCGGCGGCCCGATCGTCATCCACGACTGCTTCTCCTCGATCGGCGTCACGCTCGGGATCCTGGTGCACGTGCTGTTCTCCTCCGAGATCCGGTACGAGCGGCGCAGCGACTCCCAGGCACTGTTCTTCCGCAGCAAGCCGTCGGCCCGCGACCGCCTCCGCATCCTCGGGGAGATGCCGTGGTGGATCCGCAACGTCTTCGTCAAGGTGCTGCTGCGCTTCAGGCTCCGGCCGGTCGCCCGACTGTTCGGGCACGACTCGCCGTACGACCCGTACTGA
- a CDS encoding polysaccharide biosynthesis protein: MSSRTGTLRAVVRGSAGIAIAMGIMNVATYGFQIIAARLLGPREYSGIASLMALLLVVNVVALGLQATGARRVAAEPSRRAEIESAVMAASHRSAWALGAACLALTPLISLALDLDDWAAAAMIGVSTVPLTIMGGQAGVLQGEGRWGALSAVYLGMGLGRLALGLALMPVFDSTFGAMVAVAIAAWVPAVIGWFALRGRASAAAAWSGTTTILREVAGNSYALLAFFALSNVDVILARARFDEHDAGLYAGGLILTKAVLFLPQFVVVIAFPSMASSAGQHRMYLRGLAAVAAIGAVATLGAVVLSSLAITFIGGSKYAEVEPNIWLFATLGTLLALIQLMVYEVVARQHRASVLIVWAGLVLVAVGSLLVDNGHQLVRAVALVDLGVLVSLVVTAMLHPSQRRGRSTEASSSTS, translated from the coding sequence GTGAGCTCGAGAACCGGCACCCTGCGCGCGGTCGTCCGCGGCAGTGCCGGGATCGCGATCGCGATGGGCATCATGAACGTCGCGACGTACGGGTTCCAGATCATCGCCGCCCGCCTGCTCGGCCCTCGCGAGTACAGCGGGATCGCCAGCCTGATGGCGCTGCTGCTCGTGGTGAACGTGGTCGCGCTCGGGCTGCAGGCCACCGGCGCTCGTCGGGTGGCCGCAGAACCGTCTCGGCGCGCGGAGATCGAGTCGGCGGTGATGGCGGCGTCGCACCGATCGGCCTGGGCGCTCGGCGCTGCCTGCCTCGCGCTGACTCCGTTGATCAGCCTGGCCCTGGACCTCGACGACTGGGCGGCCGCCGCGATGATCGGCGTGAGCACGGTGCCGCTGACCATCATGGGCGGCCAGGCAGGCGTGCTCCAGGGAGAGGGTCGCTGGGGAGCCCTGTCCGCGGTGTACCTCGGGATGGGCCTGGGTCGCCTGGCGCTCGGCCTGGCCCTGATGCCTGTCTTCGACTCGACCTTCGGCGCCATGGTCGCCGTGGCGATCGCCGCCTGGGTGCCGGCCGTCATCGGCTGGTTCGCCCTGCGCGGACGGGCGAGCGCCGCGGCCGCGTGGTCCGGGACGACCACGATCCTCCGCGAGGTGGCCGGCAACTCCTACGCCCTGCTGGCGTTCTTCGCGCTCTCCAACGTCGACGTGATCCTGGCGCGGGCGCGCTTCGACGAGCACGACGCCGGCCTGTACGCCGGCGGCCTGATCCTGACCAAGGCGGTGCTGTTCCTCCCGCAGTTCGTCGTGGTGATCGCGTTCCCCTCGATGGCCTCGTCGGCCGGCCAGCACCGGATGTACCTGCGCGGGCTCGCCGCGGTCGCCGCTATCGGCGCCGTGGCGACGCTGGGCGCGGTCGTGCTGAGCTCGCTGGCGATCACCTTCATCGGCGGTTCCAAGTACGCCGAGGTCGAGCCGAACATCTGGCTGTTCGCGACGCTGGGCACCCTGCTCGCCCTGATCCAGCTGATGGTCTACGAGGTCGTCGCTCGCCAGCACCGCGCCTCGGTGCTCATCGTGTGGGCGGGTCTGGTGCTCGTCGCCGTCGGTTCGCTGCTCGTCGACAACGGGCACCAGCTGGTGCGGGCCGTGGCGCTGGTGGACCTCGGCGTCCTGGTCAGTCTCGTGGTGACGGCGATGCTGCACCCGTCACAGCGGCGCGGTCGGTCGACCGAGGCTTCTTCTTCGACCAGCTGA
- a CDS encoding acyltransferase, with protein MGARADVQFDDAVASPDDLPKAEKAIQVDALTGLRGFAALAVVAVHASGRTDFDWFGIHGYGPVSLFVLSGFLLYRPWSVWALGRGTRPEVRTFARRRLLRIFPAYLVVMFAIAVMLPESQPNGPDGWLRAVTLTGTFASDGLRPGFEQTWSLGTELSWYVALPFLGLVAGLVARRRTPRGAFWSTLGLLALSIPVTIAWRIWTEVEDLGKEFTYSFWLPGFLVCFAGGAAVAHVLEGEKAGIVDLTRVRGWFQRSWLLFVVVVVTVLVCNSALGGPTAYVPATFSERQVRFGCSTLLALLLLAGAVLCRPTSWLPRVMSTRFLTAIGRWSFGIYLWHLPVIVLLEDDFVHRTGFGGFLLWMSCILAISIPLGAATYAWVESPAISWSKKKPRSTDRAAVTGAASPSPRD; from the coding sequence GTGGGAGCGAGGGCCGACGTGCAGTTCGACGACGCTGTCGCGTCCCCGGACGACCTCCCGAAGGCCGAGAAGGCCATCCAGGTCGACGCGCTGACGGGTCTGCGCGGCTTCGCCGCTCTGGCCGTGGTCGCTGTGCACGCCTCGGGCCGCACCGACTTCGACTGGTTCGGCATCCACGGGTACGGGCCGGTCAGCCTGTTCGTGCTCTCCGGGTTCCTGCTCTACCGGCCGTGGTCGGTCTGGGCACTCGGCCGCGGTACCCGCCCGGAGGTGCGCACCTTCGCCCGACGCCGCCTGCTCCGGATCTTCCCGGCGTACCTGGTGGTGATGTTCGCGATCGCGGTGATGCTGCCGGAGTCGCAGCCCAACGGCCCCGACGGCTGGCTGCGCGCCGTCACCCTGACCGGCACCTTCGCCAGCGACGGGTTGCGTCCCGGCTTCGAGCAGACCTGGAGCCTCGGCACCGAGCTGAGCTGGTACGTCGCACTGCCGTTCCTGGGGCTCGTCGCCGGTCTGGTAGCCCGGCGGCGCACGCCGCGCGGGGCGTTCTGGTCCACGCTCGGCCTGCTGGCCCTGTCGATCCCGGTCACCATCGCCTGGCGGATCTGGACCGAGGTCGAGGACCTGGGCAAGGAGTTCACCTACTCGTTCTGGCTGCCCGGCTTCCTGGTCTGCTTCGCCGGCGGAGCCGCGGTCGCTCACGTGCTCGAGGGGGAGAAGGCCGGCATCGTCGACCTGACCCGGGTCCGTGGCTGGTTCCAGCGCTCGTGGTTGCTCTTCGTGGTGGTCGTCGTGACCGTGCTGGTCTGCAACTCCGCGCTCGGCGGCCCGACGGCGTACGTGCCGGCGACGTTCAGCGAGCGGCAGGTCCGGTTCGGCTGCTCGACCCTGCTGGCCCTGCTCCTGCTGGCCGGCGCCGTGCTGTGCCGCCCGACCTCCTGGCTTCCGCGGGTGATGTCGACCCGGTTCCTCACCGCGATCGGTCGCTGGTCGTTCGGCATCTACCTCTGGCACCTGCCGGTGATCGTGCTGCTCGAGGACGACTTCGTGCACCGCACCGGCTTCGGCGGGTTCCTGCTGTGGATGTCCTGCATCCTGGCGATCTCGATCCCGCTCGGGGCGGCGACCTACGCGTGGGTGGAGAGCCCGGCGATCAGCTGGTCGAAGAAGAAGCCTCGGTCGACCGACCGCGCCGCTGTGACGGGTGCAGCATCGCCGTCACCACGAGACTGA